A window of Penaeus monodon isolate SGIC_2016 chromosome 40, NSTDA_Pmon_1, whole genome shotgun sequence contains these coding sequences:
- the LOC119598005 gene encoding LOW QUALITY PROTEIN: protein TANC2-like (The sequence of the model RefSeq protein was modified relative to this genomic sequence to represent the inferred CDS: inserted 2 bases in 1 codon; deleted 3 bases in 3 codons; substituted 2 bases at 2 genomic stop codons): MRTISLGGGKWQDVRFDKGKKRXLIDQCGHERCYSCLFKSETCPICALQAPPKKLQHAQSRSSISPAGGPGRSKLLTNGTFSSYFKGGDPGLPPERPSPSRSVSPRRNILVSQSHTLSPLYASSSPVSVSYGTLAPPPPPPSQGHIYSPVGAPGRETPYGTPPAHSRLASPGPPKSVGGTPASARRRGVISPRGPPLSPWSRRAIRPNTVNVDSSQHLTDDECDGDTEAPSGGGGDGAEAKDGSDLYMRLGLLLGDGAAPPSSASRTPRAASSHTSFSSLSASSEVNTTTSNNTSPVSTLNGSSEAELRLPGARDPSVESMNSLLSHGAVSSNASASPTTTPRRHSVTTSQPGQVEELRLFGRRRSTVRRSARSAHVKGPIDPKVRFAGYRGAQLSLRPLFFELPQQDPDPLFVGRVWLYREIEAHITTEAPTNRGVVITGIVGAGKTAAILQLVEYSCFGRKRDESIYQDLYSKSGGYSRMSLIPEGIKSXTISAYHFCQAENSATCLVPDFVHSVAAQLCQAPQLHAYRDLLLAEPQTQALLALPACVSDPSAALVKGVLEPLHNLRRLGKIGADPLIIVVDGLCEAEYHRPDHADTLASFLARHAVKLPSFIKLVVSVRSQLADLTRLLPFHRISLDPDQRADPAADMPTRDLSDYVGFRCMHSPTIRSNITVTQGKIEGSSQHRFTQHVVAQSKGSMLFIKLILDLIERGHLVMKSGSFKVLPQSLSEIFMLLFNLRFPSVRSFEKVEPILNVVLASLNPLTLPEIYHSVNAGLLYKFLSWDEFLSRFKILNSFLVKRLDDTFMLFHPALREWLARRAEGEPAKFVCDVRAGHADLALRMSRLEWPLDPEASLELGHHILKAHVYKNMARALPLSPRDLQALWLAQSSHNVSQALACTRNLYSPNTKVSRLLLLAGASLDYPTEHLHNSPIMGVCAYQGHTEMVALLIEFGANVTLTNSEGITAVGLAASCGHCDVVRLLVQAGASLTAKDRQNMTPVVQAAAAGHLNVVGYLLSCDWPGQDDLLKNQAHQALVVAASNGHNNVVEFLLDLAEVSVDGEDNVTGETALTVAAGAGHTALVAALLRAGARITKANSRGSLPLTSAVRNGHYEVAKLLLSQGVTVESPDAGGRTPLMVAASEGHFGLMELLISRGASIIRTDREGLTPLGWACLRGHVHAVQYLADYNAGLNHADKSGRTPLDLAAYQGDPIVVQFLLDKGSLIEHVDINGMRPLDRAISARNAAAVQCFLXRGAKLGPATWAMAAGKPNILVMLLNKLQEDRVTLCSKGRLKEAAHRFSYALCKLPTGDQGEHTATFTHLRLHLTLNLSRCKRKMNEIEEAIQLADSALKLKSNSYEPYYARARAKREAKRLQEALEDVNEAVRLAPQTRDVRRVLIKIRDEMQNELDSCVSIDLAQLRHLAASVDTLSEADLPMTSSILSESGYSSNI; this comes from the exons CCCCGCCGAAGAAGCTGCAGCATGCCCAGTCTCGGTCGTCCATATCCCCGGCAGGAGGACCAGGAAGGTCGAAGCTCCTCACAAATG GGACCTTCTCGTCATACTTCAAAGGCGGCGACCCAGGACTCCCGCCAGAGAGACCGTCCCCCTCGCGGTCTGTGTCCCCCAGACGCAACATCCTTGTCTCCCAGTCCCACACCCTCAGTCCTCTCTATGCCTCCTCTAGTCCCGTGAGCGTGAGTTACGGGacgctcgctcctcctcctcctcctccttcgcaagGGCATATTTACTCTCCCGTCGGCGCCCCCGGGAGAGAGACGCCCTATGGCACGCCTCCCGCGCACTCCCGTCTGGCTTCTCCCGGCCCTCCGAAGA GTGTGGGAGGAACACCCGCAAGTGCTCGGCGCCGCGGGGTAATAAGTCCCCGAGGGCCACCTTTGTCACCTTGGTCCAGGCGTGCCATCCGGCCTAACACCGTCAACGTGGACTCCTCACAACACCTAACAG ATGACGAATGTGATGGAGACACGGAGGCACCCAGCGGAGGAGGCGGTGACGGCGCGGAGGCCAAAGACGGCAGTGATTTGTACATGCGCCTCGGCCTCCTGCTGGGGGATGGAGCAGCGCCTCCGAGCTCTGCTTCCAGGACTCCCCGAGCAGCCTCGTCGCACACCTCCTTCAGCTCACTCTCGGCGTCCTCCGAGGTCAACACAACAACCTCGAATAACACTAGCCCAGTTTCTACTCTGAATG GTTCCTCAGAGGCAGAACTACGACTGCCTGGAGCTCGAGACCCTTCGGTGGAGAGCATGAACAGCCTGTTGTCTCACGGAGCAGTCTCCTCCAATGCCTCGGCTTCGCCCACAACCACACCAAGGAGGCATTCAGTTACCA CTTCACAGCCCGGCCAGGTTGAAGAACTGAGATTATTTGGAAGACGCAGGTCT ACTGTTCGTCGCTCGGCCAGAAGCGCCCACGTGAAAGGTCCGATAGACCCCAAAG TGCGATTTGCCGGTTATCGTGGTGCGCAGCTGAGCTTGAGACCTCTGTTCTTCGAATTGCCTCAACAGGACCCTGACCCTCTGTTTGTGGGCCGAGTGTGGCTTTATCGCGAGATCGAAGCCCACATAACAACAGAAGCCCCAACAAACAGAGGCGTAGTCATCACTGGTATTGTAGGTGCAGGCAAAACAGCAGCAATACTGCAGTTAGTCGAATACAGCTGTTTTGGCCGGAAGAGAGATGAGTCTATATACCAAG aCCTATACAGCAAAAGTGGTGGATACAGTCGCATGAGTTTGATACCTGAAGGCATAAAATC TACCATTTCTGCCTACCACTTCTGCCAAGCTGAAAACTCTGCCACGTGCCTTGTCCCAGATTTTGTACATTCTGTTGCTGCTCAGCTGTGTCAGGCACCACAGCTCCATGCATATCGTGACTTACTGTTAGCTGAGCCCCAGACACAGGCCTTGTTAGCATTGCCTGCCTGTGTAAGCGACCCATCAGCAGCATTAGTGAAGGGTGTACTGGAACCTCTTCACAATCTCCGGCGGTTGGGAAAAATCGGGGCAGATCCTCTAATCATTGTGGTTGATGGGCTCTGCGAGGCTGAGTATCATCGTCCAGATCATGCAGATACTCTTGCTTCATTTCTTGCTCGCCATGCAGTCAAACTACCTTCTTTCATCAAGCTGGTGGTCAGTGTACGGTCACAGTTGGCAGACTTAACACGCTTGTTACCTTTCCACCGCATATCACTGGACCCTGACCAGAGAGCCGACCCAGCGGCCGACATGCCCACGCGAGATCTGAGTGACTACGTCGGTTTCCGGTGTATGCATTCACCAACGATTAGATCGAACATCACCGTTACCCAAGGCAAAATAGAAGGGTCCTCCCAACACCGCTTTACACAACATGTTGTAGCCCAAAGCAAAGGCTCAATGCTGTTCATCAAGTTGATACTAGATCTGATTGAACGAGGACACCTTGTCATGAAGTCTGGCTCATTCAAGGTCTTGCCGCAGTCCCTTAGTGAAATATTCATGCTTCTGTTCAACTTACGGTTTCCCAGTGTGCGAAGCTTTGAAAAGGTGGAACCTATTCTGAATGTTGTTCTAGCATCACTTAACCCACTGACATTGCCGGAGATTTATCATTCAGTAAATGCTGGACTCCTTTACAAATTCCTTTCCTGGGATGAATTCCTAAGTCGTTTTAAGATACTAAATTCTTTCCTTGTGAAGAGACTCGATGACACCTTCATGCTGTTCCACCCAGCCCTTCGAGAATGGTTGGCAAGACGTGCCGAAGGAGAGCCTGCTAAATTTGTGTGTGATGTAAGAGCTGGTCACGCCGATTTAGCTCTCCGCATGTCCCGGCTGGAGTGGCCACTGGATCCCGAAGCTTCGCTAGAGCTTGGTCATCACATCTTGAAAGCTCATGTGTACAAGAACATGGCGCGAGCTCTTCCACTGTCTCCACGTGATCTTCAGGCCTTGTGGCTTGCACAGTCATCACACAATGTCTCTCAGGCGCTTGCTTGCACAAGAAACCTGTACAGCCCCAACACAAAG GTATCGAGGCTGTTACTCCTGGCAGGCGCTTCACTAGACTACCCCACTGAGCACCTCCACAATTCCCCCATCATGGGAGTGTGTGCTTACCAAGGTCACACAGAGATGGTGGCACTTCTCATCGAGTTCGGTGCTAATGTTACACTAACGAACAGCGAGGGCATAACAGCTGTAGGTCTGGCTGCATCTTGTGGACACTGCGATGTTGTCCGTCTGTTAGTACAAGCTGGAGCTTCATTGACTGCAAAAGATCGGCAGAATATGACACCAGTGGTCCAGGCAGCGGCTGCAGGACACCTTAATGTAGTTGGCTACTTGCTGTCATGTGATTGGCCAGGACAAGATGATCTGCTGAAAAACCAAGCTCATCAAGCACTGGTCGTTGCTGCCTCAAATGGCCACAACAAT gTGGTGGAATTTCTGTTAGAC TTGGCAGAAGTGAGTGTTGATGGAGAAGATAATGTAACTGGAGAAACAGCCCTTACAGTAGCCGCTGGTGCAGGCCACACAGCACTAGTCGCTGCCCTTCTCAGAGCTGGAGCACGTATTACAAAGGCGAACTCAAGAGGATCTTTACCACTGACTTCTGCAGTTCGGAATGGCCATTATGAAGTTGCAAAACTACTGCTAAGTCAGGGTGTGACCGTAGAGAGCCCAGATGCTGGTGGCCGCACACCACTCATGGTTGCAGCATCTGAGGGACATTTTGGGCTCATGGAACTACTCATTTCTCGCGGCGCCTCGATAATCAGAACAGACAGAGAAGGTCTGACTCCTCTCGGCTGGGCCTGTTTGCGTGGACATGTTCATGCTGTCCAGTACCTTGCGGACTACAATGCAGGCTTAAACCATGCTGACAAATCAGGAAGAACACCTCTAGACCTAGCTGCATATCAGGGAGACCCCATAGTGGTCCAGTTCCTTCTAGACAAAGGATCATTGATAGAGCATGTGGACATCAATGGAATGAGACCCCTGGACCGTGCTATCAGTGCCCGTAATGCCGCAGCCGTGCAATGCTTTTTGTGACGCGGTGCAAAACTGGGTCCTGCTACATGGGCAATGGCAGCAGGCAAACCAAACATCTT GGTTATGCTATTAAACAAGTTACAAGAAGATAGAGTAACACTTTGTAGTAAAGGTCGTTTGAAAGAAGCGGCCCATCGCTTTTCATATGCCCTGTGTAAGCTACCCACAGGTGATCAAGGTGAACACACTGCAACCTTCACACATCTACGCTTACATCTGACCCTCAACTTGTCTCGCTGCAAGAGAAAAATGAAT GAAATAGAAGAGGCCATTCAGCTTGCAGATTCAGCTCTCAAGTTGAAGAGCAATTCATACGAGCCTTACTATGCTCGAGCCAGAGCCAAGAGGGAGGCCAA GCGTCTGCAAGAAGCCTTGGAAGACGTGAACGAGGCAGTAAGGTTAGCTCCCCAGACTCGTGATGTCCGTCGCGTCTTGATTAAGATTCGAGACGAAATGCAGAATGAGCTGGATTCCTGCGTTTCCATCGACCTTGCTCAACTCCGACACTTAGCAGCTTCGGTGGACACCCTCTCTGAAGCCGACCTCCCGATGACGTCCAGCATCTTATCGGAGTCTGGTTATTCCTCAAACATCTAA